One stretch of Flavobacterium sp. 9 DNA includes these proteins:
- a CDS encoding T9SS type B sorting domain-containing protein, with protein sequence MKHKLLLFFFIITIQLFSQTKNQSIGFKENKDQIIDQKGKSNSAVKYLLNSNGLNVQLRKNGFSYDVYEVKKTPIVRSQTAKTHPEQIPEKDKQTKPEYNLEYTFHRIDIDFVNSSSKVELITEQKSKDFDNYYNVPNKPEGIVGVHQYKQITYKNIYPNIDVVFSIPNDPQKTVEYNFVIHPKGKISDIQLKFTGAETDLVDNKIQMNVRFGKMEETLPASWIEDGNNKKEIEVGYTKIKKNVYGFSSLEAVSGKTIVIDPVPNRLWGTYYGGEESDYPSSIFTKDDFVYMAGTTYSKNNIATVGSHQSTYDSNGFVELFFAKLNSDGTRVWGTYYGGDRYVGIEQLKVSNNNNIFLVGSTLSTTNISTLGSHQPNKSPYIDGFIAKFDTNGIRQWGSYYGGSGNESVNSILIDPSENIYISGETSSHENIATTNTHQPNPGRSSSEYSQDGFIAKFTSNGFREWGTYYGGNENDVIYDSSFTSNGDIILLGVSKSSSNISTANSYQEFNVNYDGFLVKFTTDGNRVWGTYFGGEKNDFFRNIGIDSSDNIYCFGQTNSDTNISTPGVFQENYIQNSISTNCGSIFKFTPDGFKIWGSYFFPEALGGSVSKNGSIYFTGRVEDGFLPTANAYQQVRFPGTESYLVKFNTEGKREWATYFGGEMADSAFITEVDNDSNIYISGITNSTINIATLGTYQENFYPDTNSYTFNNTDAFLVKFKDCESSTLVTSNSPVCVGKTLELKASGGTNYSWTGPNGFTSTDQNPTITNATAINSGDYTCTILGGGDCDDTKKITVVIGDVEKPIPDLATLPTITGDCHTTINTIPTATDACAGAITGTTTDPLSYSLPGTYTIVWNYNDGNGNTSTQNQTVTITSQPLPSANTPQTFCSIQNATLDNIAITGQNIKWYDTATAGTLLPKTTLLQNDVTYYATQTISGCESNRFGVVAKIENTLPPTADANQPFCSGSNPTIADIIVTGDLVKWYDAASNGTLLSNTTNLQDGKTYYASQTANSCESQRFAVTVSVKNTPLAPLELNSRSFCKNENATLNDIQIDGQNLKWYSSNIAASTLPNTTLLENNTTYYVSQTTGCESDRTPILVKVNDTNLPIAKAEQPFCIDQNATIADINIQGTGIIWYDAATAGNILTETTLLENTTYYATQTLNSCESKRFAVVVKIQDTQNPIANSPQTFCIQKNAKISDIDITGENIKWFESLSATTTLSESTLLQNGITYYASQTINNCESDRIPVMIKVVEATTGDCINFVDELPFPKFFTPNNDTYNDYWTIDFAYLAPNTGIKIFDRYGKLIKELVNNGVWDGNYLGQEQPSSDYWFTVTRLNGTEYRGHFSLKR encoded by the coding sequence ATGAAACATAAGTTACTTTTATTTTTTTTTATAATTACAATTCAACTATTTTCCCAAACTAAAAACCAATCTATTGGATTTAAAGAAAATAAAGATCAAATAATAGACCAAAAAGGAAAATCGAACTCCGCTGTAAAATATCTGTTAAATTCTAATGGATTGAATGTTCAGCTTAGAAAAAATGGTTTTTCATATGATGTTTACGAAGTAAAGAAAACTCCAATCGTTCGTTCACAAACAGCAAAAACACATCCTGAGCAGATTCCGGAAAAAGATAAACAAACCAAACCGGAATATAATTTAGAATATACTTTTCACAGAATAGACATTGACTTTGTAAACTCAAGTTCTAAAGTTGAATTAATTACAGAACAAAAATCGAAAGACTTTGATAATTACTACAACGTTCCCAATAAACCAGAAGGAATTGTTGGTGTTCATCAATACAAGCAAATTACTTACAAAAACATCTACCCAAATATTGATGTTGTTTTTTCTATTCCAAATGATCCTCAAAAAACTGTCGAATACAATTTTGTTATTCATCCAAAAGGAAAAATCTCAGACATTCAATTAAAATTTACTGGTGCTGAAACTGATTTGGTTGATAATAAAATCCAGATGAATGTTCGCTTTGGTAAAATGGAAGAAACACTTCCGGCAAGCTGGATTGAAGACGGAAATAATAAAAAAGAAATTGAAGTTGGATATACTAAGATTAAAAAGAATGTTTATGGGTTTAGTAGCTTAGAAGCTGTTTCTGGGAAAACGATTGTAATTGATCCTGTACCTAATCGATTGTGGGGGACTTATTATGGTGGAGAAGAATCTGATTATCCTAGTAGTATATTCACAAAAGATGATTTTGTATATATGGCTGGAACAACATATAGCAAAAACAATATTGCTACTGTAGGATCACATCAAAGTACTTACGATTCAAATGGTTTTGTTGAGTTATTTTTCGCGAAACTTAATTCAGATGGCACAAGAGTTTGGGGAACCTATTATGGTGGTGATAGATATGTTGGCATTGAGCAACTTAAAGTTTCAAACAATAATAATATATTTCTAGTAGGTAGTACTTTAAGTACAACTAATATATCAACATTAGGATCTCATCAACCTAATAAAAGCCCATACATTGATGGATTTATCGCTAAATTTGATACTAATGGTATTCGTCAATGGGGAAGCTACTATGGAGGATCTGGTAATGAAAGTGTAAATAGTATACTAATTGATCCTAGTGAAAATATTTATATTTCTGGCGAGACAAGTAGTCACGAAAATATTGCTACTACAAATACTCATCAACCAAATCCCGGAAGATCTTCCTCTGAATATTCTCAAGATGGATTTATCGCAAAATTCACCAGTAATGGTTTTCGTGAATGGGGAACCTATTATGGCGGTAATGAAAATGATGTTATTTACGATTCTAGTTTTACCTCAAATGGAGATATTATTCTTTTAGGAGTTTCAAAAAGCAGTAGCAATATTTCCACTGCAAATTCATATCAAGAATTTAATGTTAATTATGATGGTTTCTTAGTAAAATTTACAACAGATGGAAATAGAGTTTGGGGTACTTATTTTGGAGGAGAAAAAAATGATTTTTTTCGTAATATTGGAATTGATTCTTCGGACAATATTTATTGCTTTGGACAAACTAATAGTGATACAAATATAAGCACTCCAGGAGTCTTTCAAGAAAATTATATTCAAAATAGCATTTCTACTAATTGTGGCAGCATCTTTAAATTTACCCCAGATGGATTCAAAATTTGGGGATCCTATTTCTTTCCTGAAGCATTAGGAGGATCAGTCTCGAAAAATGGTTCTATCTATTTTACTGGAAGAGTTGAAGATGGTTTTCTTCCTACGGCAAATGCATATCAACAAGTGAGATTTCCAGGAACAGAATCTTATTTGGTAAAATTTAATACTGAGGGAAAAAGAGAATGGGCTACTTATTTCGGGGGAGAAATGGCAGACAGTGCATTTATAACCGAAGTCGATAATGACTCAAATATTTATATATCGGGAATTACTAATAGTACTATTAATATTGCGACATTAGGTACATATCAGGAAAATTTTTATCCAGATACTAATTCTTATACTTTTAATAATACAGATGCCTTTCTTGTAAAATTTAAAGATTGCGAATCAAGTACTTTAGTGACAAGCAACTCCCCAGTCTGTGTTGGTAAAACCTTAGAACTAAAAGCTTCTGGAGGAACAAATTATTCATGGACCGGACCAAACGGTTTTACATCGACAGATCAAAATCCAACAATTACAAATGCAACAGCTATTAATAGTGGAGACTATACTTGTACAATTCTTGGTGGTGGTGATTGTGATGATACCAAAAAAATTACAGTAGTTATTGGCGATGTAGAAAAGCCAATTCCTGATTTGGCAACTCTTCCAACAATAACAGGAGATTGTCACACAACAATAAATACTATTCCAACAGCGACAGATGCTTGTGCTGGAGCGATTACAGGAACAACAACAGATCCATTATCATATAGTTTACCGGGAACTTATACTATTGTGTGGAATTATAATGATGGAAATGGAAATACATCAACACAAAATCAAACTGTTACTATTACAAGTCAACCACTTCCTAGTGCTAATACTCCGCAAACTTTCTGTAGTATTCAAAATGCTACTTTGGATAATATTGCTATTACAGGACAAAATATAAAATGGTACGACACTGCAACCGCGGGAACACTATTGCCAAAAACAACTTTACTTCAAAATGATGTAACATATTATGCTACTCAAACAATTAGCGGTTGTGAAAGTAACAGATTTGGTGTAGTTGCAAAAATTGAAAATACTTTGCCTCCAACTGCAGATGCAAATCAGCCTTTTTGTTCCGGATCAAATCCAACTATCGCTGATATTATAGTTACGGGAGATCTTGTAAAATGGTATGATGCTGCTTCAAACGGGACACTTTTGTCAAATACAACAAATCTTCAGGACGGAAAGACATATTATGCTTCTCAAACTGCAAATAGTTGTGAAAGTCAAAGATTTGCTGTCACTGTTTCGGTGAAAAATACTCCTCTTGCTCCTCTTGAACTTAATAGTCGTTCTTTTTGCAAAAATGAAAATGCAACTTTAAACGATATTCAAATTGATGGACAAAATTTGAAATGGTACAGTTCAAACATTGCAGCCAGTACTTTACCGAACACTACTTTGCTGGAAAATAATACTACTTATTATGTTTCGCAAACTACAGGATGCGAAAGTGATAGAACTCCGATTTTGGTAAAAGTCAATGACACAAATTTACCAATAGCAAAAGCGGAACAACCTTTCTGTATTGATCAAAATGCCACAATTGCTGATATTAATATTCAGGGAACAGGAATCATTTGGTACGATGCTGCAACTGCTGGAAACATCTTGACAGAAACAACTTTACTTGAAAACACAACGTATTATGCAACGCAAACTTTAAACAGTTGCGAAAGTAAACGATTTGCTGTGGTTGTAAAAATTCAAGACACTCAAAACCCAATTGCCAACTCTCCTCAAACATTTTGTATTCAAAAAAATGCTAAAATAAGTGACATTGATATTACGGGAGAAAATATAAAATGGTTTGAAAGTCTCTCTGCTACTACTACTTTATCAGAATCAACTTTGCTACAAAACGGCATTACTTATTATGCTTCGCAAACAATAAACAATTGCGAAAGTGACAGAATTCCAGTAATGATAAAAGTTGTTGAAGCAACTACTGGTGATTGTATTAATTTTGTTGATGAGCTTCCTTTTCCAAAATTCTTTACTCCAAACAATGATACTTATAATGATTACTGGACAATTGATTTTGCTTATTTAGCACCAAATACAGGAATCAAAATATTTGATCGCTATGGAAAATTAATCAAAGAGTTAGTTAATAATGGCGTTTGGGACGGAAATTATCTAGGTCAGGAACAACCTTCATCTGATTATTGGTTTACAGTAACGAGATTAAACGGAACTGAATATAGAGGGCATTTTAGTTTGAAACGATAA
- a CDS encoding radical SAM protein — protein MKTKLFVVTPPFTQLNTPYPATAYIKGFLNTKNIESVQADLGIDVILELFSKKGLIDLFEFSSFRFQVSGSETSDNSKRIFALQDEYIKTIDAVIQFLQGKNPTLALQICQEDFLPEASRFAQLEELDWAFGTMGTQDKAKHLATLYLEDISDFIVECVDENFGFSRYAERLGRSANSFDELYEALQQKPTYIDLILISLLKEKIESIKPTLFLISVPFPGNLYSAFRCAQWIKQNHPEIKISMGGGFPNTELRSLSDARVFEFFDFITLDDGEVPIEELVENLSSRAESRDEKRYKRTFLLEDGKVIYKNNSLKHDYKQAYVGTPDYSDLPLDKYISVIEIVNPMHRMWSDGRWNKLTMAHGCYWGKCTFCDISLDYIKVYEPVAANLLCDRMEDMMQQTGQNGFHFVDEAAPPALMRALALEILRRKLAVTWWTNIRFEKSFSKDLCLLLKASGCIAVSGGLEVASDRLLKLIDKGVTVEQVAKVTRNFTEAGIMVHAYLMYGYPTQTIQETVDSLEMVRQLFEAGILQSGFWHQFAMTAHSPVGLYPEKFGVTKKTEAIGTFANNDIDYTDSTGINHDKFSFGLKKSLFNFMHGICFDYELQDWFDFKIPKTKIDPDFIFNALEEGNDFNTKPNAKVVWLGGKPSVEHFTKSKKGRTWEMMTFTFHDKKESFNIQTNKEEGEWLVDILTKITISNAKNYTFQEVKADFETNLDDFELFWYSKPINTLREFGLLVL, from the coding sequence TTGAAAACCAAACTCTTCGTCGTTACGCCTCCTTTTACCCAACTGAATACACCTTATCCAGCGACAGCATATATAAAAGGATTTCTAAACACTAAAAATATCGAATCGGTTCAGGCTGATTTAGGTATAGATGTGATATTGGAATTGTTTTCGAAGAAAGGTTTGATTGATTTGTTTGAATTTTCAAGTTTCAGGTTTCAAGTTTCAGGTTCTGAAACATCTGATAATTCAAAACGTATTTTTGCATTACAAGACGAATACATCAAAACTATTGACGCTGTAATTCAGTTTTTGCAAGGAAAAAATCCAACATTGGCATTACAAATTTGTCAGGAAGATTTTCTGCCCGAAGCTTCTCGATTTGCACAATTAGAAGAACTGGATTGGGCTTTTGGAACAATGGGAACGCAAGATAAAGCCAAACATTTGGCGACTTTATATCTTGAAGATATTTCAGATTTTATTGTAGAATGTGTCGATGAAAATTTTGGCTTTAGCCGATATGCTGAGCGTTTAGGCCGAAGCGCCAATTCGTTTGATGAATTATACGAAGCTTTACAACAAAAACCGACTTATATCGATTTGATTTTAATTTCACTTTTGAAAGAGAAAATCGAATCAATAAAACCGACATTATTTTTAATTTCTGTTCCTTTTCCTGGGAATTTATATAGCGCTTTTCGATGTGCACAATGGATAAAACAAAATCATCCCGAAATCAAAATTTCGATGGGAGGAGGTTTCCCAAATACCGAATTACGTTCGCTTTCTGACGCACGTGTTTTTGAATTTTTTGATTTTATTACTTTAGATGACGGAGAAGTTCCGATAGAAGAACTTGTTGAAAATTTGTCATCCCGAGCGGAGTCGAGGGACGAGAAGCGTTACAAAAGAACTTTTCTTTTAGAAGACGGAAAAGTCATTTACAAAAATAATTCCTTGAAGCATGATTACAAACAAGCTTATGTAGGAACGCCGGATTACTCAGATTTGCCTTTGGATAAATATATTTCGGTAATCGAAATTGTGAATCCAATGCATAGAATGTGGAGCGACGGCCGTTGGAATAAACTCACAATGGCGCACGGTTGCTATTGGGGAAAATGTACTTTTTGTGATATTTCATTAGATTATATAAAAGTTTACGAACCTGTTGCTGCCAATTTATTATGCGACCGAATGGAAGACATGATGCAGCAAACCGGTCAAAATGGTTTTCATTTTGTAGACGAAGCAGCTCCGCCGGCATTGATGCGTGCTTTGGCTCTGGAAATTTTACGTCGAAAACTTGCTGTAACCTGGTGGACAAACATTCGATTTGAAAAAAGTTTCTCCAAAGATTTATGTCTTTTATTGAAAGCTTCAGGTTGTATTGCCGTTTCGGGTGGTTTAGAAGTGGCTTCTGATCGATTATTAAAATTAATTGACAAAGGTGTAACAGTAGAACAAGTGGCAAAAGTTACCCGAAATTTCACTGAAGCCGGAATCATGGTTCATGCCTATTTAATGTACGGATATCCAACACAAACGATTCAGGAAACCGTTGACAGTCTCGAAATGGTGCGTCAATTGTTTGAAGCCGGAATTTTGCAATCAGGTTTCTGGCATCAATTTGCAATGACAGCGCATAGTCCCGTTGGTTTATATCCGGAGAAATTTGGAGTCACAAAAAAAACAGAAGCAATTGGAACTTTTGCCAATAATGATATTGATTATACAGATTCTACAGGAATCAATCACGATAAATTCAGTTTTGGATTAAAGAAATCACTCTTCAATTTCATGCACGGAATATGTTTTGATTATGAATTGCAAGATTGGTTCGACTTTAAAATTCCGAAGACGAAAATTGATCCCGATTTTATTTTTAATGCACTCGAAGAAGGAAATGATTTTAATACAAAACCAAATGCAAAAGTAGTTTGGTTAGGCGGAAAACCTTCTGTAGAACATTTTACAAAATCTAAAAAAGGAAGAACGTGGGAAATGATGACTTTTACTTTTCATGATAAAAAGGAAAGCTTCAACATTCAGACCAATAAAGAAGAAGGCGAATGGCTTGTCGATATTTTGACTAAAATCACAATTTCGAATGCTAAAAACTATACTTTTCAAGAAGTAAAAGCCGATTTTGAAACCAATTTAGATGATTTTGAATTGTTCTGGTATTCAAAACCAATTAATACATTGCGCGAATTTGGTTTATTAGTTTTATAA
- a CDS encoding T9SS type B sorting domain-containing protein yields MKHKLLFLFISIFFFNSIKAQDFQWVRQIGNQQTDEAQAVEVDNDGNSYSLGVAQSYTYDLDPTPNGTQIINNSSTPFSPYTDVYLIKLNSNGDFVWGKTFGDLKSGQSAYEIKIGPDGNIYLLLQTAELVPNQINSYFTIIKISPDGNELSKIKIKNPGSIFINSFDIDNQNNLLVGGWFVNSQTININNTDVKFESQNSIASYIFKLDNSGNFIWKKIFDYPEPSNVKIHTKPDGNIIAVVNTSDKGYPMCSIFNINTSNANVIWEKKLSQQGIETFHIDRKGNIISAGTNGVFQGAVDVDPSSNVVNTYSQKFLLWLDSNGNFVDLKEYFVAQFSADFRMWQIESDAQNNIYLVGDFAGKVDADPSLNNFFLENPYGSIQYGSGYAIKFDSNRNFEKAYMLISNYRSLVKDIKVKNKSIYLLGDFNGECDFDPGVGSQIFDSLHNGGVLTSDGFIVKLSPCDPSKPDGEESQLFCTSQNATIGDLTPHFSGIKWYDSATNGNILSPTSALENGKTYYASQSSNSCETERLAVTVTITNTPSAPAINTSPIFCKKENATLSNIKMSGQNIKWYNTNIDAAALPNSTLLEDNKIYYASQTNGCESDRTPVLVRIYDTELPSGNNTQHFCRTEFATIENITINGTDLKWYDSASNGNVLEKNDLLQNGIYYVTQIKNNCESERLAVTIIIVDTPNPIANSPQTFCIQKNAKISDIDINGENIKWFESLSVNTTLSESTLLQNDITYYASQTINNCESDRIPVMIKVLEATTGDCINFVDELPFPKFFTPNNDTYNDYWTIDFTYLAPNTGIKIFDRYGKLIKELVNNGSWDGNFLDQEQPASDYWFTVTRLNGTEYRGHFSLKR; encoded by the coding sequence ATGAAACATAAATTACTTTTCCTTTTTATTTCTATATTTTTTTTCAATAGTATTAAAGCTCAGGATTTTCAATGGGTAAGGCAAATTGGAAATCAGCAAACTGATGAAGCTCAAGCCGTAGAAGTAGACAATGATGGTAATTCTTATTCTCTTGGTGTAGCACAATCTTATACTTACGATCTTGATCCAACTCCTAATGGCACTCAAATTATTAATAATAGTTCTACTCCATTTTCTCCATACACAGATGTTTATTTAATAAAACTGAACAGCAATGGCGACTTTGTTTGGGGAAAAACATTTGGAGATTTAAAATCAGGACAATCTGCTTATGAAATAAAAATTGGACCCGATGGTAATATTTATCTTCTTTTACAAACTGCAGAGCTTGTTCCAAATCAAATTAACTCCTATTTCACTATTATAAAAATTTCTCCTGATGGAAATGAGTTATCAAAAATTAAAATTAAAAATCCCGGTTCCATTTTTATCAATAGTTTTGATATTGACAATCAAAATAATCTTCTTGTTGGCGGCTGGTTTGTAAACTCACAAACGATAAACATCAACAACACTGATGTAAAATTTGAATCACAAAATAGTATTGCTTCATACATTTTTAAACTAGATAATTCTGGAAATTTTATTTGGAAAAAAATATTTGATTATCCTGAGCCCTCTAACGTAAAAATTCACACAAAACCAGATGGAAACATTATTGCTGTAGTAAATACTTCAGATAAAGGTTATCCCATGTGTTCGATATTTAATATTAATACGAGCAATGCAAATGTTATTTGGGAAAAAAAATTATCGCAGCAAGGCATAGAAACTTTTCATATTGATCGTAAGGGAAATATTATTTCAGCTGGTACTAATGGAGTTTTTCAAGGTGCAGTAGATGTTGATCCGTCATCAAATGTGGTAAACACCTATTCTCAAAAATTTTTATTATGGCTTGACAGTAATGGTAACTTCGTGGATTTAAAAGAATATTTTGTTGCACAATTTTCAGCAGACTTTCGTATGTGGCAAATAGAAAGTGATGCACAAAATAATATTTATTTAGTTGGTGATTTTGCCGGAAAAGTCGATGCGGATCCTTCTCTTAATAATTTTTTCTTAGAAAACCCTTATGGTTCGATTCAATATGGATCAGGTTATGCCATAAAATTTGATTCAAATAGAAATTTTGAGAAAGCTTATATGCTAATTTCTAATTATCGTTCATTAGTAAAAGATATAAAAGTTAAAAATAAAAGTATATATCTTTTAGGTGACTTTAATGGCGAATGTGATTTCGATCCAGGTGTTGGCAGTCAAATATTTGATTCTTTACATAATGGAGGTGTACTAACATCAGATGGTTTTATTGTTAAACTCAGTCCGTGTGATCCTTCGAAACCTGATGGTGAAGAAAGTCAACTTTTTTGTACAAGTCAAAATGCAACAATAGGCGATTTAACTCCACATTTTAGTGGAATAAAATGGTATGATTCAGCGACAAATGGAAATATTCTGTCGCCTACTTCTGCTCTGGAGAATGGAAAAACGTACTATGCTTCTCAATCATCAAACAGTTGTGAAACGGAACGATTAGCTGTTACGGTAACAATTACCAATACGCCTTCTGCTCCGGCAATAAATACAAGTCCTATATTTTGCAAAAAGGAAAATGCAACTTTAAGCAATATTAAAATGTCAGGGCAAAATATAAAATGGTACAACACCAATATTGATGCTGCAGCTTTACCTAATAGTACTTTATTAGAGGACAACAAGATATATTATGCATCGCAAACAAACGGATGTGAAAGCGACAGAACACCTGTTTTAGTTCGAATTTACGATACAGAACTGCCATCAGGAAATAATACTCAACATTTTTGCAGGACTGAATTTGCAACTATTGAAAATATTACTATAAATGGAACTGACCTCAAATGGTATGATTCTGCATCAAACGGAAATGTTTTAGAAAAAAACGATCTATTACAAAATGGCATTTATTATGTCACACAAATAAAAAACAACTGCGAAAGCGAGAGGCTTGCAGTAACCATAATAATTGTAGACACTCCAAACCCTATTGCCAATTCTCCGCAAACATTTTGTATTCAAAAAAATGCTAAAATCAGCGATATTGATATTAATGGCGAAAATATAAAATGGTTTGAAAGTCTATCCGTTAATACTACTTTATCAGAATCAACATTGCTTCAAAACGACATTACTTATTATGCTTCGCAAACAATAAACAATTGCGAAAGTGACAGAATTCCGGTAATGATAAAAGTTCTTGAAGCTACTACTGGCGACTGTATTAATTTTGTTGATGAACTTCCTTTTCCAAAATTTTTCACTCCAAACAATGATACTTATAATGATTACTGGACAATTGATTTTACATATTTAGCGCCAAATACAGGAATCAAAATATTTGATCGCTATGGAAAATTAATCAAAGAATTAGTTAATAATGGAAGTTGGGACGGTAACTTTCTTGATCAGGAACAACCTGCATCTGATTATTGGTTTACTGTAACAAGATTAAACGGAACCGAATATAGAGGGCATTTTAGTTTAAAACGATAA
- a CDS encoding MFS transporter has translation MKNNPNKENSLRHVLFGSLIGTTIEFFDFYIYANAAVLVFPQLFFPGANSTVSTLESLATFSIAFLARPLGSAVFGHYGDKIGRKVTLVVALLTMGLSTIAIGFLPGYASIGIAAPILLMLCRFGQGVGLGGEWGGAVLLAIENAPPHKRAWYGMFPQLGAPIGLLLSGGTFLILTDSMSSEAFMDYGWRIPFIASSLLVIVGFYIRLKISETPAFENSKEEQKEVKIPFFTLLKSYKNQLIFGTLSAVTTFLVFYLMTVFTLSWATSDLGFTKREALLIQLLSVLFFAFFIPVSALVADKIGRRKILIITTAAIAVFGFFFSYFLNSGNSVLVTAFVCIGMSLMGFTYGPLGTFLSELFPTTVRYSGASLTFNLAGILGAAFAPMIAIWLASTYGLNYVGFYLTAAALISLISFLVISKKVHQF, from the coding sequence ATGAAAAATAATCCTAATAAGGAAAATTCCTTGCGACATGTTCTTTTTGGTTCTTTAATTGGGACCACAATTGAATTTTTTGATTTCTATATTTATGCCAATGCTGCCGTATTGGTTTTTCCTCAACTTTTTTTCCCGGGCGCTAATAGCACTGTTTCTACACTAGAATCATTGGCTACGTTTTCTATAGCATTTTTGGCAAGACCTTTGGGATCCGCTGTTTTTGGGCATTATGGTGATAAAATTGGACGAAAAGTGACTCTTGTAGTTGCATTATTGACAATGGGATTATCGACAATAGCAATTGGTTTTTTACCGGGTTATGCAAGTATCGGGATTGCTGCACCAATTTTATTAATGTTGTGTAGATTTGGTCAGGGAGTTGGTTTAGGAGGCGAGTGGGGAGGCGCTGTTTTATTGGCAATCGAAAATGCTCCGCCACATAAACGTGCGTGGTACGGAATGTTTCCGCAATTGGGAGCACCAATAGGATTATTGCTTTCAGGTGGGACTTTTTTAATTTTGACAGACAGCATGAGTAGTGAAGCTTTTATGGATTATGGATGGAGAATTCCATTTATAGCAAGTTCACTTTTGGTAATTGTTGGATTTTATATTCGTTTAAAAATTAGCGAAACGCCTGCTTTCGAAAATTCTAAAGAAGAACAAAAAGAAGTTAAAATTCCATTTTTTACTTTACTGAAATCATATAAAAATCAATTGATTTTTGGAACATTGTCTGCAGTTACAACCTTTTTGGTTTTTTATTTAATGACTGTTTTTACTCTGAGTTGGGCCACTTCAGATTTAGGTTTTACTAAAAGAGAAGCTTTATTGATTCAATTACTTTCAGTATTATTTTTCGCCTTTTTTATTCCTGTTTCAGCTTTGGTTGCCGATAAAATTGGACGTAGAAAAATATTAATTATTACGACAGCGGCTATTGCTGTTTTTGGATTTTTCTTTTCTTACTTTCTAAATTCGGGAAATTCTGTTTTAGTAACAGCTTTTGTTTGCATCGGAATGTCTTTAATGGGATTCACGTATGGACCATTAGGAACTTTTTTATCTGAGTTGTTTCCTACTACAGTTCGTTATTCCGGTGCTTCTTTGACTTTTAACTTGGCAGGAATTCTTGGTGCTGCATTTGCACCAATGATTGCAATTTGGCTTGCAAGTACATATGGATTGAATTATGTAGGTTTTTATTTGACAGCCGCTGCTTTAATTTCTTTAATCTCATTTTTAGTGATTTCTAAGAAAGTACATCAGTTTTAA
- a CDS encoding MBL fold metallo-hydrolase, producing MKLHHLRNATLVIETDQHVILVDPMLGKRKTIPPFTFFRYKPKRNPLVSLPKNSRDILSRVTHCLITHLHPDHIDKAGEVFLRRKSIAVICSSKDEKVLAKRGLNIAQTLDYWEPQPFLDGKITGIPAIHGYGFVAKLMGNVMGFHIELPNEKSIYISSDTVFTEHVEKVLVEFKPDIATVACGTARLDIGQPLLMRMNDILKFAALAPGKVFANHLEALNHCPTTREQLKAALAENDLLSKTAIPNDGTYVEY from the coding sequence ATGAAATTACATCATTTACGTAACGCGACTTTAGTTATTGAAACTGATCAACATGTAATCTTAGTTGATCCTATGTTAGGAAAGCGAAAAACGATTCCGCCTTTTACTTTCTTTCGTTATAAACCTAAGAGAAATCCGTTGGTTTCTTTGCCAAAAAATAGTCGGGATATTCTAAGCAGAGTAACACATTGTTTGATTACACATTTGCACCCTGATCATATTGACAAAGCCGGAGAAGTTTTTTTAAGACGCAAAAGCATTGCTGTTATTTGTAGTTCAAAAGATGAAAAAGTTTTGGCTAAACGAGGTTTAAATATTGCTCAAACTTTAGATTATTGGGAACCTCAACCTTTTCTGGATGGAAAAATCACCGGAATCCCTGCTATTCATGGATATGGTTTTGTTGCAAAATTAATGGGAAATGTAATGGGTTTTCATATCGAATTGCCAAATGAAAAATCAATTTATATAAGCTCAGATACTGTTTTTACTGAACATGTAGAAAAAGTGTTAGTAGAGTTTAAACCTGATATTGCAACAGTTGCTTGCGGAACGGCAAGATTAGATATTGGTCAGCCTTTATTAATGAGAATGAATGATATTTTGAAATTTGCGGCTCTTGCTCCGGGTAAAGTTTTTGCAAATCATTTAGAAGCTTTAAATCATTGTCCAACGACCAGAGAACAACTAAAAGCAGCTTTGGCAGAAAATGATCTTTTATCTAAAACGGCCATTCCTAATGATGGAACTTATGTAGAGTATTGA